Proteins encoded within one genomic window of Spodoptera frugiperda isolate SF20-4 chromosome 7, AGI-APGP_CSIRO_Sfru_2.0, whole genome shotgun sequence:
- the LOC118266199 gene encoding uncharacterized protein LOC118266199 produces the protein MVTDFVKAYHGTVLIESRGVDPAKQVVMIVDNYQSFMRLLSRLKSDLRGRYLFNGGAKFLIVINSNRKKLDHITTILWSYYVTDAIILTKDKKNKVALFTYYPYRNHLNCQNTEPTFISYWKPDMSLRDMYPDKMSNMHECPLYISTNKIYHQGGTDRKIPLQIIKKSIVRLLRDIMNFTPIISAREYISIDSDRAKNWSDSLNDVISGFANISTCTIPLGVDRLGLLDYSMPYFRIRIAWLAPPVGPGPMWWRLLSPLNGYLWLILLVVTFIVISLPFVLKFKRTKQFCNRYFKNFDKVQGAAFRVWGAMLGQTIRVAPRRFRDFYIVGLWIWFTFVVRNAYQSVLIGALKTDTLTGNFANLKETIDSGFKFGGRAGIYGHFEFDPLIRDGFEIIPEVKFEDFFREILEGKRKFVLATSLEYAFAFCLAQGKKENECGHVLPDSILTVPLVVWMKMYSPFVRPLSVWLPRMIESGLLEKEANLKTTYVPTINSDPSPLTQHQTLTCFLCLVFGCLISLIIFFLEILRKKSSNYTIVKKSKLVALEKEWEFVRDYKE, from the coding sequence ATGGTGACTGATTTCGTGAAGGCATATCACGGAACGGTGCTGATTGAAAGCAGAGGAGTAGACCCTGCAAAGCAAGTTGTCATGATTGTGGATAACTACCAATCTTTTATGAGGCTACTCAGTAGACTGAAGTCGGACCTGAGAGGTCGATACTTATTCAATGGAGGAGCCAAATTCTTAATCGTCATCAATTCAAACCGCAAGAAACTCGATCATATTACTACCATTCTATGGAGTTACTACGTCACCGACGCAATAATCTTAACGAAAGACAAGAAGAACAAAGTTGCCTTGTTCACTTACTATCCTTATAGAAATCATTTGAACTGTCAGAACACGGAACCGACCTTCATCAGTTATTGGAAGCCGGACATGTCTCTGAGGGACATGTATCCTGACAAAATGAGTAACATGCATGAGTGTCCTTTGTAcatttctacgaataaaatCTACCACCAGGGAGGCACTGACCGGAAAATTCCACTGCAAATAATCAAGAAATCAATAGTGAGATTGCTCCGGGACATCATGAATTTTACGCCCATAATATCGGCCAGAGAATACATCAGCATCGATTCGGATCGAGCCAAGAACTGGTCGGATTCTTTGAATGATGTTATTTCGGGGTTCGCGAACATTTCTACGTGCACCATACCTTTAGGAGTCGACAGACTAGGTCTTCTAGATTATTCGATGCCGTATTTCCGTATTCGCATTGCGTGGCTGGCTCCTCCGGTTGGTCCAGGGCCCATGTGGTGGCGACTTCTATCGCCGTTAAATGGGTACTTATGGCTCATACTCCTCGTAGTAACATTCATAGTCATCTCTCTCCcctttgttttaaagtttaagcGTACAAAGCAATTCTGTAACCGGTATTTCAAGAACTTCGACAAAGTTCAGGGAGCAGCGTTTAGAGTTTGGGGAGCTATGCTGGGTCAGACCATCAGAGTAGCTCCAAGGAGATTCAGAGACTTCTACATCGTAGGACTGTGGATATGGTTCACTTTTGTTGTCCGAAACGCATACCAAAGCGTCCTTATTGGTGCTCTGAAGACAGATACTCTTACAGGAAATTTCGCGAATTTGAAGGAAACTATTGACAGTGGGTTTAAGTTTGGAGGTAGGGCTGGCATTTACGGTCACTTCGAATTTGATCCCTTGATCAGAGATGGCTTTGAAATAATCCCTGAGGTGAAGTTCGAAGACTTTTTCCGTGAGATCTTGGAAGGGAAGAGGAAGTTTGTGCTAGCTACGTCCTTGGAGTATGCATTTGCTTTTTGCTTGGCGCAAGGGAAGAAAGAGAATGAGTGTGGTCATGTGTTACCGGACTCCATATTAACTGTTCCATTGGTTGTGTGGATGAAGATGTACTCTCCGTTTGTGAGACCTCTCTCTGTGTGGTTACCGAGGATGATTGAAAGCGGTCTGTTAGAGAAAGAAGCAAACTTGAAGACTACTTACGTCCCCACAATAAATTCTGATCCATCACCACTGACTCAGCATCAGACCCTCACTTGCTTCCTCTGTCTTGTTTTTGGCTGTTTGATTTCTTTGATAATATTCTTTTTGGAGATTTTGAGAAAGAAGTCGTCTAACTATACAATCGTGAAGAAGAGTAAGTTGGTAGCGCTGGAGAAAGAGTGGGAGTTTGTAAGAGACTATAAAGAATAG
- the LOC126910898 gene encoding uncharacterized protein LOC126910898 yields MYHLRLLHAGPQLLLATIRHRYYPIGGRNLAKKVSQQCVKCCRIKAMTVQPIMGNLPEQRVHLEFPFLDTGVDYAGPIMIADRKGRGCRLIKCFICVFVCLATRAVHLELVSDLTKDAFLAAMNRFIARRGKPRNVFSDNGTTFVGAFNELANLLSQNLDFNDIDTGINFSFIPAYTPHIGGLWESAVKSTKHHLRRILGLTNLTFEEMATCLIQVEAILNSRPLTPLSNDPTDLVPLTPAHFLIGRSLIMLPHPQIQNENITNLQRFRRIEYLKQHFWHRFSHEYILWLQEKTKWRRSSGELKEGTLVVVKDKGSPPLLWLLGRIVHVLPGRDGITRVADIRTRKGVIRRAFNTICPLPVTTVEDPSTGGVC; encoded by the coding sequence atgtATCACCTGCGCCTTTTGCATGCTGGACCGCAACTTCTACTTGCCACGATTCGCCACCGATACTATCCTATAGGCGGTAGAAACCTAGCCAAAAAGGTTTCACAGCAATGTGTAAAATGCTGTAGGATCAAGGCTATGACTGTTCAACCTATCATGGGTAACCTTCCAGAGCAGCGTGTGCATTTAGAGTTCCCTTTCTTAGATACAGGGGTGGACTATGCTGGTCCTATCATGATAGCTGATCGCAAGGGTAGGGGCTGCAGACTCATTAAGTGTTttatatgtgtgtttgtgtgtttagcAACGAGAGCTGTTCACCTCGAGCTGGTGTCTGACCTCACGAAAGACGCTTTCTTGGCTGCTATGAATCGGTTTATTGCTCGCAGGGGGAAACCTCGTAACGTTTTTTCAGATAATGGCACTACATTCGTTGGCGCATTCAATGAACTGGCTAATCTTCTATCGCAAAACCTAGATTTCAATGATATCGACACAGGTATCAACTTTTCCTTTATACCTGCATACACACCGCATATAGGTGGGTTGTGGGAATCGGCAGTCAAATCCACCAAGCATCACCTTAGACGTATCTTGGGTTTAACAAATTTAACCTTCGAAGAGATGGCCACATGCCTGATACAAGTTGAAGCCATCCTAAACTCGAGACCCTTAACTCCCTTGTCCAACGATCCAACAGACCTCGTCCCTCTTACTCCGGCCCACTTCCTCATTGGACGATCACTCATTATGTTGCCACATCCACAGATCCAGAACGAGAACATCACCAATTTGCAGCGGTTCCGTCGCATTGAATACCTGAAGCAGCACTTTTGGCACCGGTTTTCCCACGAATACATTTTGTGGCTTCAAGAGAAAACCAAGTGGCGCCGTTCTTCCGGGGAACTTAAGGAAGGGACACTTGTCGTAGTCAAGGATAAGGGGTCACCTCCTCTGCTGTGGTTACTAGGTCGAATCGTCCACGTCCTACCTGGCAGGGATGGAATCACTAGAGTCGCCGACATCCGCACACGTAAGGGTGTCATTCGGCGAGCTTTTAATACCATCTGCCCTCTTCCAGTCACTACAGTTGAAGATCCTTCAACGGGGGGAGTATGTTGA
- the LOC126910899 gene encoding uncharacterized protein LOC126910899: protein MASKLDQVTNREWEEHRNSLTEPPTLNIFINFLSNRSDLLETLEESKSIKTRGEGHSDNNKSNKSFLATTDKPKYKPLLCPMCKQDHHVFTCETFQSLPVEVRIKRVHGFNVCLNCLRPGHDANKCKLGHCKYCNKKHNTLLHVHSDSELSNTQNVVLSANHSASSRIILLSTALVQVTDTKGNCHTARVLLDNGSTANFVSSDLVHPEREHHQFAAVPSH from the exons atggcTAGTAAATTAGATCAGGTGACAAATCGTGAGTGGGAGGAGCATAGAAACTCTCTGACTGAACCtccaacattaaatatttttattaacttcctCAGCAACAGATCAGATTTATTAGAAACACTTGAGGAGTCGAAGTCCATCAAAACAAGAGGCGAGGGTCACAGCGACaacaataaatctaataaaagttTTCTGGCCACTACTGATAAACCTAAATATAAGCCTTTATTGTGTCCAATGTGTAAACAGGATCATCATGTATTCACTTGTGAGACATTCCAATCACTTCCAGTGGAGGTTCGCATCAAAAGGGTTCATGGCTTTAATGTATGTCTTAACTGTCTGCGACCAGGCCATGATGCTAATAAGTGCAAGTTAGGACATtgtaaatattgcaataaaaagcACAATACATTGCTGCACGTTCATAGTGATAGTGAGCTCTCAAACACTCAAAATGTCGTCTTGTCGGCTAATCATTCTGCTTCATCTCGCATAATTCTACTTTCCACAGCGCTCGTGCAGGTGACGGACACAAAGGGCAACTGTCACACTGCTCGAGTCTTGCTGGACAACGGGAGCACGGCCAACTTCGTGTCCAGCGACTTAGTCC ATCCAGAACGAGAACATCACCAATTTGCAGCGGTTCCGTCGCATTGA